The genomic region CGCGTTCATCCCGATGCTGTTCATCGCGGCCTCCTACTACTATATGAATAAGGCAGACCCGGATTGTGGGACGAGTTTCACCTGGGTGACCAGGGCGATGGGGCCGCACCTGGGTTGGATCACAGGGTGGGCCATAGTCGTGGCTGACGTGATCGTGATGGCCAACCTGGCCCAGATAGCCGGGCTCTATACCTTCCTGCTGTTCGGGCTGAAGGGGCTTGCCAACTCCACGCTCGCGGTGACTGCGGTCGGGGTGGTCTGGATCGCGCTGATGACTTACATCTGCTACCGGGGGATAGAGCTCTCCGCCCGGACGCAGGTGTTCCTTCTCGCGGCGGAGCTCGTGACGCTCACGGTCTTCGCCGTCGTGGCGCTTTTCAAGGTTTTCGCCGGGGAGGCGGGTGCCGGGGCACTCACGCCGTCGATCTCCTGGATCAATCCGTTCGAGATCAAGAGCTTCAGCGCGCTCGACGCCGGGCTCATCCTCGCCATCTTCATCTACTGGGGCTGGGATTCGACCGTGACGGTGAACGAGGAGAGCGAGAACAGCAGCCATACCCCGGGGGTTGCTGCGATCGTGAGCACGATCGTGCTGCTTCTCATCTACGTCATCGTGGGTATCGCGGCTCAGGCCTACGGCGGGGTCGACTACCTGGTAAGGCACGAGGATGACGTCCTGAGCACCCTCGGGACGCAGGTCTTCGGCTCGCCGCTCGACAAGATCCTCATTCTGGCGGTGCTCTCTTCCGCGGCGGCATCCACCCAGACCACGATCCTGCCGACCGCCCGGACGACCTTCTCGATGGCCCATCATCGGGCGATGCCCGAGGCCTTCGGGCGGGTACATCCCCGATACCTCACCCCTCACGTGTCGACACTCTGGATGGGGGCGCTCTCGATCGTTTGGTACGTCGGGATGACGATCGTGAGCGAGAACATCCTTTATGACTCGATCTCTGCCCTGGGG from Rubrobacter calidifluminis harbors:
- a CDS encoding APC family permease; this translates as MVEGTGEERVAQPELRTPEIGSKGLKGGALGFVSNVVIGVASTAPGYSLAATLGFVAAAVGLQSPAVLWLAFIPMLFIAASYYYMNKADPDCGTSFTWVTRAMGPHLGWITGWAIVVADVIVMANLAQIAGLYTFLLFGLKGLANSTLAVTAVGVVWIALMTYICYRGIELSARTQVFLLAAELVTLTVFAVVALFKVFAGEAGAGALTPSISWINPFEIKSFSALDAGLILAIFIYWGWDSTVTVNEESENSSHTPGVAAIVSTIVLLLIYVIVGIAAQAYGGVDYLVRHEDDVLSTLGTQVFGSPLDKILILAVLSSAAASTQTTILPTARTTFSMAHHRAMPEAFGRVHPRYLTPHVSTLWMGALSIVWYVGMTIVSENILYDSISALGLMIAFYYGLTGFACAIYYRKRLFRSVKNLLLMGIVPVLGGLMLTWAFVEEVINLSNPKEAYSGAVFGIGVPLFIGIVSFVIGAALMVWAWYAKPAFFRRRPQVADPDDRQSDR